Within Kutzneria chonburiensis, the genomic segment GCATCTCCCCACGCAGGGCCGGGTTCACGGCCCGAACCTCGGCCGGCGTCAACAACTTCAGACCACGCTCGGCGGCATCATCACGGGCCACCACCTCCGAAGCGACCGCCAGCTCCAGCGGCGTCCGCAGCGCGGTCAAGGAACCGTTGGCCCGGAAGCCGATGCCGTCGACCTGACGGCCGATCTCCTCCCACAGCTCACGGGCCCGCTGCGCGGTCGCCAACTCCTCGCCGGGCGCGCGGCCGCCCACCCACACCAGGCCGAAGTTGCGCACGGACGCGCCCCTGGCCTGCTGTTCTCGTTCGATCTGAAGGACTTCGTGGCCGCGTTGCACGGCCTGCCATGCGTGCATCGTCCCGAGCACGCCTCCGCCGACGACCAGTACTCGCACGGGCCCGACCGTAGCATGGACTAGAGCAGTTACCAATTCGTTATCCCAGGGCGGATCGAAGCCGATACCACCCAGACGGCAGAATCGACGCCGTGATGTCCATTGAGCAGAGGATCGCCGACGAGCTCGGCGTGCGGGACGGGCAGGTGACCGCGGCCGTCGGCCTGCTCGACGGCGGTTCGACGGTGCCGTTCGTCGCCCGCTACCGCAAGGAAGCAACCGGCGGCCTTGACGACGCCCAGCTGCGCACCCTGGAGGAACGCCTGCGCTACCTCCGGGAGATGGAGGAGCGGCGCACCGCGATCCTGGAGTCGATCGCCGAGCAGGGCAAGCTGGACGACGCGCTGCGCGAGCAGATCATGGCCGCCGACTCCAAGGCCCGGCTGGAGGACATCTACCTGCCGTACAAGCCGAAGCGGCGGACCAAGGCGCAGATCGCCCGCGAGGCCGGGCTGGAGCCGCTGGCCGACGGCCTGCTGACCGACCCGACCCAGGACCCGCAGGCGACCGCCGCGAGTTACGTGGACGCCGAGAAGGGCGTGGCCGACGCCGCGGCGGCGCTGGAAGGCGCGCGGGCCATCCTGGTCGAGCGCTTCGGCGAGGACGCCGACCTGATCGGCGCGCTGCGTGAGCAGATGTGGACCCGTGGCGCGATGGTGTCCAAGGTCCGCGACGGCCAGCAGGAGGCCGGCGCCAAGTTCAGCGACTACTTCGAGTTCTCCGAGCCGTTCACCAAGCTCCCGTCGCACCGCATCCTGGCCATGTTCCGCGGCGAGAAGGAGGAGGTCCTCGACCTCAGCCTGGAGCCGGAGGAGCCGGTCGAGGGCCAGCCGTCGGACTACGAGCTGCGCATCGCCGCCCGGTTCGGCATCGACAACCAGGGCCGCGCGGCCGACAAGTGGCTGACCGACACCGTGCGCTGGGCCTGGCGCACCCGCATCCTCGTGCACCTCGGCGTCGACCTGCGCGGCCGGCTGCGCCAGGACGCCGAGGACGAGGCCGTGCGCGTGTTCGCGGCCAACCTGCGCGACCTGCTGCTGGCCGCGCCGGCCGGCACCCGCGCCACCATGGGCCTCGACCCGGGCTTCCGCACCGGCGTGAAGGTCGCGGTCGTCGACGCCACCGGCAAGGTCGTGGCCACCACCGCGATCTACCCGCACCAGCCGGCCAACCGCTGGGACGAGTCCCTGGCCACGCTGGCCAAGCTGTGCGAGCAGCACAAGGTGGAGCTGGTCTCCATCGGCAACGGCACGGCCTCCCGGGAAACCGACAAGCTGGCCGCCGACCTGATCAAGCTGCGGCCCGAGCTGAAGCTGACCAAGATCGTCGTCTCCGAGGCCGGCGCCTCGGTCTACTCGGCGTCCGCCTTCGCCTCGGCCGAGCTGCCGGACATGGACGTGTCGCTGCGCGGCGCGGTGTCCATCGCCCGGCGGCTGCAGGACCCGCTGGCCGAGCTGGTCAAGATCGACCCGAAGTCCATCGGCGTCGGCCAGTACCAGCACGACCTGGCCGAGGCCAAGCTGTCCCGGTCGCTCGACGCCGTGGTCGAGGACTGCGTGAACGCCGTCGGCGTCGACCTGAACACCGCGTCCGCGCCGCTGCTGACCCGGGTGTCGGGCATCGGGGCCGGGCTGGCCGAGAACATCGTGCAGCACCGCGAGGCCAACGGCCCGTTCCGCTCCCGCGACGCGCTCAAGGGCGTGGCCCGGTTGGGCCCCAAGGCGTTCGAGCAGTGCGCGGGCTTCCTGCGCATCCCGGGCGGCGACGACCCGCTGGACTCCTCCAGCGTGCACCCCGAGGCCTACCCGGTGGTGCGGCGCATCCTGACCGCCAACAACCTGGCGCTGACCGAGCTGATCGGCAACAGCGGCAAGCTGAAGGCGATCAAGCCGGCCGAGTTCGTCGACGACAAGTTCGGCCTGCCGACCGTCACCGACATCCTCAAGGAGCTGGAGAAGCCCGGCCGCGACCCGCGCCCGGCGTTCAAGACGGCGACCTTCGCCGACGGCGTCGAGAAGCTTGGCGACCTGAAGCCGGGCATGGTGCTGGAGGGCGTGGTCACCAACGTGGCCGCGTTCGGCGCGTTCATCGACATCGGTGTGCACCAGGACGGCCTCGTGCACGTGTCGGCGATGTCGAAGACCTTCGTCAAGGACCCGCGGGACGTCGTCAAGTCCGGTGACGTGGTGCGGGTGAAGGTGCTGGACGTGGACATCCCGCGCAAGCGCATCTCGTTGACGCTGCGTCTGGAGGACGAGCCCGAACGCGGCGGTTCGGCCGCACAGAACAAGGGCGGCGGCGGTCAGCGCCGGCCGGACCAGAACCGTGGCGGCAAGCGGGGTGGCGGTCAGCCGCGCCGCGAAGAGCGCCCGGCCAGCGGTTCCATGGCCGACGCGCTGCGCAAGGCCGGGTTCGGCAAGTAGTGCCCACAGCGGGGTAGTCGCCTTCGGCGGCTACCCCGCCAGGACCTTGGCCAGCGTGTCGAGCTGGCTGGTCACGCCCTGCTCACGCCATTCCGGCTGCTCCATGTCGTCCAGGAACGCGCCCTGCTCGGCCAACACCAGCCGCGTGCCGCCGCCGTCGGCGATGAACTCGACGGTGGTCTGCGAAACCGTGGACAGCTTGTCCCCGTCGTGCAGCGTCGCGCTGTAGACGATCCGCTCGCCGTCGACGATGTCCCGGTACGTGGCCTCGAATCGCAACTCGCCGCCGCGGGCGATTTCCGTGCCACCGACCCGGAAATCCAGCTCGTGCTGGTGGCCGGGAGCCATCAGCCAGCTCGCTTTCGTTGCCGGGTCGGCAAAAGCCGCGAAGACCTTGGCCGGCGGCTGCGGGTAGGTCCGGTCGATGGTGAACGTCGAATGCTTGACGGTCATGGCTTCTCCTCCAATACGTCGGCGAGCCGGTCCAGCTTTCGTTCCCAGGCGGTGCGGCGTTCGTGCAGCCAGTCCTCGGCCGCCCGCAGCCCCGCCGGGTCGATCTGGCAGGTGCGGACGCGGCCGACCTTCTCCGTACGGACCAGGCCGCACGCCTCCAGCACCTGAAGGTGCTGCACCACCGCCGCCAGCGTGATCGGCAGCGGCTCGGCCAGCTCACTGACCGAGGCCGGGCCGCGGGTCAGCCGGTCGACCAGCGTCCGTCTGGTCGGGTCGGCCAGCGCCTGGAACACCCGGTCCAGCTCATGGTTAAGCACACACTTGAGTATCGGCGCGTTCAACACTCAAGTCAAGGCTTAAGTGTCTGGGCAAGATCAAGGGACCGAACCTCACGTTGAACGTCAGTAAGGGGCCCTTCCTGACATGCCCGTCAGGTCGCGGTGGACGGCGCGGTCGCTGCCGCGGTCTGCATCGCTGTGATTCGTCGGACCAGCAGAATCGCCATGACGGTCGTCGCGGCCTCCAGCACCGTCATCACGATCCACAGCGACAGCGTCGAGTGCAGCGTGTACCGCTGCACGTGGTACTCGACGATCTCGCCGCCACGGGTCACCCACGAGTAGGTGTTGAAGTAGCCGTGGCCGGCAATCTCGGTGATCAGGAACAGCAGCCACCACAGCGTGACGAACCGCCGCGACGACCGCCGCCAGCCCGAGCTCGCGTCGGCCACGTTGGCCACGACCAGCGCCGGCAGCACGAAGTTGGCCAGCGGCACGAACCAGCTGCCGATCGTCCAGCCGCGCTGCCAGCGCATCTTCCGCGGCGCGACGATCACTTCGGCATTGCCCCACGCCTGCCAGAGCCAGGCGATGAACAACCCCGCCGCGCCGGCCAGCACCAGCGCGTCCACCGCCATGAACACCATGGTGACGACGGGATTCTGAACCCTGAAGTCGGACTGCGTCGCACCGACATGCACCACGGCGCTCAGGCCGATGGCCACCTGAACAAGACTGGCCAGACCACCGTTGGGGCGAACCACCGCCGGCTGCTCATACGTCATTCTCGTCCCCTCCCCGCCGGCAACCGTACGCCGGAAAACCCGGTGGGGAGGGGCAAATCAGCTGTCGGTCCGGCGGGTCACACCGGGGAGACGCGCTGCCACTTGCTGATGCGCAGGATGATGACGATGGCCAGCACGGCGGCGGCGATCTCCAGGACGGTGGCGACGACGGCCACCGGGATCCGGTCGGCCACGCCGCGGTCGAGCGCGGGCACGAGCTTGCTGGCCAGCCAGGTGATCCACCAGGCCATCACCAGGCGCTCGCCGCCATGGCCGTCGGGCGCGCTGGCCCGCCACACATCGCTCACGTACCGCGCGACCCAGGAGAACCGGGCCCAGTAACCGCGCTGCCGCGGCGCGAACCGCTGACCGGCGACGAGATGGACGTTGGCCCGGGCCCGCCGCACCCACACGATGAACACGACCGCGGCGGCGATCAGCGCGACGACGTAGAGCAGGATGTACAGCAGGGCCAGCTGGACGCGCCCGCTGACCACCGCGATGGTGCGCAGGCCGGCGAGCAACGCCACCAACCCGATCAACACCGACGCGGCCATGCCCAAACCGCCGACCGGCTGCCAGCCGGTGTGGCCACGCCGGTAATCGGCCGACATCGGCGCGCCGAGCGGCGGTCTGTGATTCGACTCCACGACTTCCCCCTTCGGGCATGAAACCCCGACCCGGAGGGCACAGTACAGCCGAAAAGTCACGGATCAACCCCCGTTATGTGCGGGGCAGCGCCTGCCAGTCGCTGATTTGCCGCACGACCAGCAGGGCGAAGACGCCGGAAGCCAGATTCAAGGCGCACGACAAGAGGAGCGGGGCCACGTCGACAATGCCGACCAGCGTGATGAATCGGGTGAAAAGCCACGAAACCGCGAAAGTCATCCACCACCACACGACCAGCCCGTCGCGAAGGCAGCCGCGATCGGGGGCGCTGGCCCGCCACACGTCGACCACCACCTGGTACGGGAACCAGAGGTTGACCACCGGGCAGAACCAGGAGCCGATGACCCACTCGCGGGTCAGCCGCTGGCCGTGCGGGCCGACGAGCAGTTCGGCATTGGCCCGGGCCCGCCACAGCCACCCGATGAACGCCACGCCGGCCAGCACGAACAGGCCGGCGTTGATCCACAGGACGACGTCGTCCACCGTGGCGGCGCCGGCGATGTCGGCGGCGGTCTCCACGATGTCGGTGACGAGCACCAGCGCGATCAACACCGAGGCGATGAGCGCCGGCCGGCCGACGGCACGCCAGTTCTTGGGCAGGCGCCGACGTGCCGGCGGCGCAACCGTTCTGCTCACAACACTCCCCTGTCGACCCCGGGGAAACGACGTCACAGATTCAGCTGCGTTATGAAGCTGAAACGGTCACCGCGATACAGAGATCGCACACGCTCGATCGGAACACCGGCTTCGTCCCTGGTCAGCCGGTGCAGCAACAGCATGGGGACGGCCGGATTGGTGCCGATGAGCAGCGCTTCCCGCGGGGTGGCCAACACCGTCTCCACCCGTTCCTCGGCCTGCGCCAACACAATACCCGCCGCCTGTGTCAAATAGGCGTACAACGAGGTGGCCGGATCGAACTCCGACAACAGATCGGGAAAGCGACGGGCCGACAGATAGGTCGATTCCAGCCCGATCCGCTCCGAATCGGCCAGCAGCACCCGCTCGATGTGCAGCGCCGGGTCGCCCGGCGCGATGGCCAGGTCCTCGGCCAGCCGGTCGTCGGCGGCCATGTGCTCGGCCGTGACGAGATAGCGGCTCGGCTCGACGCCCTGGCTGCGCATGCCCTCCGTGTACGAGACCAGGGCCAGCGGCTGCACCAGCTTGGGCGGCGCGACGAACGTGCCGGCGCCCTGCCGACGCACCAGCCGCCCCTCCAGCACGAGCTCGCTCACGGCCTGCCGGAACGTCACCCGCGACACCTCGAACCGTTCCGCCAGCTCACGTTCCGACGGCAGCGCCACGCCCTCGCCGAGCTCCTCGATCAGCCCGAGCAGCCGCGTCTTGACCGCGTAGTACCGCGGCACGCGCCCGTGCTCCGGGATGCCGGCGCGAACGGGTTCCCCTGCGCGATGCGACGGCGTTGGCATGGCTCACCACCTTAGAGTGGGTCTCGTGGAGATCAACGAGGGGTTGCGCCGGATCACCGAGCTGGCCAGTCGCGAGCACTGGCTGGCCGTCCTGGTCACCTTGCGCGCCAACGGAAAGCCCAGCACGTCCGTGCTCAACGCGACAGTCTTCCCGCATCCGGTCACCGGCGAGCCGACGGTGGCGTTCGTGTCCCGTGGCAACACGGCCAAGCTGGCCAACCTGCGCGGCGGCGGCGAGGCGACGCTGGTGTTCCGGGCCGGCTGGGAGTGGATCTCGGTGTCCGGCCCGACCGAGATCGCCGGTCCGGACGACGAGCTGCCCGGCGTCACCGACCTGCCGCGGCTGCTGCGCGACATCTACCACGCGGCCGGCGGCCAGCACGACGATCTCGACGAGTACGACCGCGCGATGGCCGAGGACCGCCGCGCGGCGGTGTTCGTGAAACCGGTGCGGTTCGCCACCAATCCCTGACCGCTACTCCGAAACCGCGCCAGCTACTCGGATACAATCTGTCTCAGCCGGCGGGGGCCGGTGTCGGGTTGCGACGGCGGCTCGCCGACGGTGATCCGCGCGGAACTCACATACGCCCCCGCCGCCGAGGCCAGCACCGGTTCGAGCACCAGTTGCCGCACCTCGGGCAGGTCCTCGGCCAGCGCCGACAGCCGCAGCGCCAGGTCTTCCAGCGCGGCCAGGTCGGCGGGATGCCCGCCGCGATAGCCGGCCAGCAACGGGGCGGCCTTGGGCGCGCGGACCAGCGCCGCCGCGTCCACGTCGGTCATCGGCACGGCCCGGTAGGCCCGGTCGCCGAGCAGGTCGCTGACCACGCCACCGAGCCCGAAGCTGACCAGCGTGCCGAAGGACGGGTCGTCCTGGAGCCCCAGCTGGCAGGAGACACCCTTGGGCGCCATGCGTTGCACGTACATCTCGGTCGACCCGGAGACTTCGACCAGGTCCTGGTACGCCGCGCGGACGGCCTCCAGGCTGCCCAGATCCAGCCGTACGCCAAGGAAATCCGTACGGTGTCGAAGTTGCTCGCTGGTCGACTTGAGCACCACCGGGAAGCCCAGCTCCTCGCAGGCGGCCACGGCCGAGTCCACAGTGGACACCGTGCGGAACGGAACGACCTCGATGCCGTAGCAGGCCAGCAGAGCCACCACGTCCTCGTCGCTGGACGTCTTCAGCACCAGCTCACGGGCCCGCTCGGTGTCGATGCCCTCCGGCCGCAGGAACTCGCCGCGCGGCCGGGACCGCCACTGCGCGTACCGCGTGGTGCGGGCCAGCGCCGACACGGCTCGTTCCGGGCTCGGATAGGACGGCACGGAGCCGCGCGACGGCGACCCGTCCGGACCGGGCACCGCCAGCTCGTCCGGCACGCCCTCGACCGCCAAAAACGTTGTCACCACGGGCTTTCCCGTGGCGGCCTCGCGCAGCGCCTTGGCGTACGCGGCGGCCGGCATGGCGATCGGCGGCACGAACACGACCACCAGCGCGTCCACGTCCTCGCACCGCGCGGTGGACCGGACGGCCTCGGCGAACTCCTCCGGCCCGGCGTGCGCACCCACGTCGACCGGCTCCCGCGCCAGCTCCAAACCCTGCGCCAGCAACGCATCCGCGGCCAGTAGCCCGATGGCGTTGGAGTTGCCGACGACCGCCACCCGCGGCCCGGCCGGCAGCGGCTGGTGCGCCAGCAGCAGAGCCGTGTCGAACAGCTGCCCCAGCGACTCGACGCGGATCACGCCGGTCTGCTCGAACAGCTGCTGCACGCTGGCCTCGTCCACCGCGACCGTGCCGGCGATACCGGTGTTGATCGCGTGCCGACCGGTCTTCACGGCCACGATCGGCTTGCGCCGCCCCAGCCTCCGGGCCAGCCGGGCGAACTTGCGCGGATTGCCGAACGACTCCAGGTACAGCAGCACGACATCGGTGTCGGGGTCGTCGGCCCAGTACTGCAACAGGTCGTTGCCGGAGACGTCGGCCCGGTTGCCGGCCGACACGAACGTCGACAACCCGAGGCCACGCTCCGCCGCCGTGGCCAGAATGGCGATGCCCAGCGCGCCGGACTGGCAGAAGAAGCCCGTACGGCCACGCCCCGGCAGCTTCGGCGCCAGCGTGGCGTTCAACCGCACCTCGGGATCGGTGTTCACGACGCCGAGCGCGTTCGGCCCCACGACGCGCATCCCGTGCGCCCGCGCCTGCGACACGAGCCGCCGCTCGGCCTCACGGTCCATCACCGTCGACACCACCAGGAGCGCCTTCACGCCCTTGGCCAGGCAGGCGTCCAGCACGTCCTCGATGCCGGCGGCCGGGATCGCCACCACCGCCAGGTCGACGTCGTCGGGAATGTCGAGCACCGACGCGTACGACCGCACGCCGCGCACCGAGCGGTGCTCGGGGTTGACCGGGTACACCGGCCCGGCGAAGTCGGCCACCAGCAGGTTGGTCAGCACCGCGTGGCCGACCTTGGCGTGGTCCGTGGACGCGCCGATCAGCGCCACCGAGCGCGGCGTGAGCAGGTTGCGCACGCTGCGCGCCTCCGCCGCCTGCTCACGGGAGCGCGCGACCGCCACCGACTGCGCCGTCGGGTCCAGCGCGAACTCCAGGTGCAGCGTGCCCTCCTCGAACGACCGCGCGATCTGGTAGCCGGCGTCGCGGAACACGCGCACCATCTGGCCGTTCTCGGCCAGCACCTCGGCCACGAAGCGGGTCAGCCCGCTCTCCCGCGCCGCCGCGGCCAGGTGCTCCAGCAGGATCGACCCCAGCCCACGGCCCTGGTGCGGGTCCTCGACCACGAACGCCACCTCGGCCGAGTCCGTGTCGTGCAGCCGGTCGTAGCGGCCGACGGCGACGATGTCGTGCCCGAGCATGGCCACGAAGGCCACCCGGTCGCAGTGGTCGACCGTGCTGAACCTCTCCAGGTCGCGCTGCGGCATCCGCGGGTACGGCCCGAAGTAGCGGAAGTAGCGGGTGCGCTCGGACAGCCGGCCGTGGAAGGCCAGCAGCCGGTCCGCGTCGTCCGGGGTGATCGGTCTCAGGTGGACGGTGCCGCCGTCGGACAGCACGACGTCGGCCTCCCACTGCCGCGGGTAGTCGTACGGGTCCACGGCTTCAGTCTCTCGGGTCGTCGGGGTCGAGCCCGAACAGCGGGAACGCCGCGCGGCGCGTGCCGAGCACGGCCATGTCCACCGGGTCGCCGCCGCCGCCGGACCAGCGTTGGAACGCCGTGCCGCCGCCGTCGGTCATGTCCGGCACACCCAGCCGCTGCGCCCAGTCCCCCGGCAGCGCCGTCTTCACGGGGATGTCGCGGTCCAGCGCCGTGGCCAGCAGGTGCGTCCAGGACCGTGGCACCACGCGCCGCAGCTGGTAGCCGCCACCGCCCACGGCCAGCCAACGGCCGCCGTGCTCGATGGCCAGCTCGCGCAACGCCTGGTAGATCGCACGGTGGC encodes:
- a CDS encoding Tex family protein; protein product: MSIEQRIADELGVRDGQVTAAVGLLDGGSTVPFVARYRKEATGGLDDAQLRTLEERLRYLREMEERRTAILESIAEQGKLDDALREQIMAADSKARLEDIYLPYKPKRRTKAQIAREAGLEPLADGLLTDPTQDPQATAASYVDAEKGVADAAAALEGARAILVERFGEDADLIGALREQMWTRGAMVSKVRDGQQEAGAKFSDYFEFSEPFTKLPSHRILAMFRGEKEEVLDLSLEPEEPVEGQPSDYELRIAARFGIDNQGRAADKWLTDTVRWAWRTRILVHLGVDLRGRLRQDAEDEAVRVFAANLRDLLLAAPAGTRATMGLDPGFRTGVKVAVVDATGKVVATTAIYPHQPANRWDESLATLAKLCEQHKVELVSIGNGTASRETDKLAADLIKLRPELKLTKIVVSEAGASVYSASAFASAELPDMDVSLRGAVSIARRLQDPLAELVKIDPKSIGVGQYQHDLAEAKLSRSLDAVVEDCVNAVGVDLNTASAPLLTRVSGIGAGLAENIVQHREANGPFRSRDALKGVARLGPKAFEQCAGFLRIPGGDDPLDSSSVHPEAYPVVRRILTANNLALTELIGNSGKLKAIKPAEFVDDKFGLPTVTDILKELEKPGRDPRPAFKTATFADGVEKLGDLKPGMVLEGVVTNVAAFGAFIDIGVHQDGLVHVSAMSKTFVKDPRDVVKSGDVVRVKVLDVDIPRKRISLTLRLEDEPERGGSAAQNKGGGGQRRPDQNRGGKRGGGQPRREERPASGSMADALRKAGFGK
- a CDS encoding SRPBCC family protein — encoded protein: MTVKHSTFTIDRTYPQPPAKVFAAFADPATKASWLMAPGHQHELDFRVGGTEIARGGELRFEATYRDIVDGERIVYSATLHDGDKLSTVSQTTVEFIADGGGTRLVLAEQGAFLDDMEQPEWREQGVTSQLDTLAKVLAG
- a CDS encoding ArsR/SmtB family transcription factor → MLNHELDRVFQALADPTRRTLVDRLTRGPASVSELAEPLPITLAAVVQHLQVLEACGLVRTEKVGRVRTCQIDPAGLRAAEDWLHERRTAWERKLDRLADVLEEKP
- a CDS encoding DUF4328 domain-containing protein, producing MTYEQPAVVRPNGGLASLVQVAIGLSAVVHVGATQSDFRVQNPVVTMVFMAVDALVLAGAAGLFIAWLWQAWGNAEVIVAPRKMRWQRGWTIGSWFVPLANFVLPALVVANVADASSGWRRSSRRFVTLWWLLFLITEIAGHGYFNTYSWVTRGGEIVEYHVQRYTLHSTLSLWIVMTVLEAATTVMAILLVRRITAMQTAAATAPSTAT
- a CDS encoding DUF4328 domain-containing protein, with amino-acid sequence MESNHRPPLGAPMSADYRRGHTGWQPVGGLGMAASVLIGLVALLAGLRTIAVVSGRVQLALLYILLYVVALIAAAVVFIVWVRRARANVHLVAGQRFAPRQRGYWARFSWVARYVSDVWRASAPDGHGGERLVMAWWITWLASKLVPALDRGVADRIPVAVVATVLEIAAAVLAIVIILRISKWQRVSPV
- a CDS encoding DUF4328 domain-containing protein encodes the protein MSRTVAPPARRRLPKNWRAVGRPALIASVLIALVLVTDIVETAADIAGAATVDDVVLWINAGLFVLAGVAFIGWLWRARANAELLVGPHGQRLTREWVIGSWFCPVVNLWFPYQVVVDVWRASAPDRGCLRDGLVVWWWMTFAVSWLFTRFITLVGIVDVAPLLLSCALNLASGVFALLVVRQISDWQALPRT
- a CDS encoding GntR family transcriptional regulator; the protein is MPTPSHRAGEPVRAGIPEHGRVPRYYAVKTRLLGLIEELGEGVALPSERELAERFEVSRVTFRQAVSELVLEGRLVRRQGAGTFVAPPKLVQPLALVSYTEGMRSQGVEPSRYLVTAEHMAADDRLAEDLAIAPGDPALHIERVLLADSERIGLESTYLSARRFPDLLSEFDPATSLYAYLTQAAGIVLAQAEERVETVLATPREALLIGTNPAVPMLLLHRLTRDEAGVPIERVRSLYRGDRFSFITQLNL
- a CDS encoding pyridoxamine 5'-phosphate oxidase; this translates as MEINEGLRRITELASREHWLAVLVTLRANGKPSTSVLNATVFPHPVTGEPTVAFVSRGNTAKLANLRGGGEATLVFRAGWEWISVSGPTEIAGPDDELPGVTDLPRLLRDIYHAAGGQHDDLDEYDRAMAEDRRAAVFVKPVRFATNP
- a CDS encoding bifunctional GNAT family N-acetyltransferase/acetate--CoA ligase family protein, which codes for MDPYDYPRQWEADVVLSDGGTVHLRPITPDDADRLLAFHGRLSERTRYFRYFGPYPRMPQRDLERFSTVDHCDRVAFVAMLGHDIVAVGRYDRLHDTDSAEVAFVVEDPHQGRGLGSILLEHLAAAARESGLTRFVAEVLAENGQMVRVFRDAGYQIARSFEEGTLHLEFALDPTAQSVAVARSREQAAEARSVRNLLTPRSVALIGASTDHAKVGHAVLTNLLVADFAGPVYPVNPEHRSVRGVRSYASVLDIPDDVDLAVVAIPAAGIEDVLDACLAKGVKALLVVSTVMDREAERRLVSQARAHGMRVVGPNALGVVNTDPEVRLNATLAPKLPGRGRTGFFCQSGALGIAILATAAERGLGLSTFVSAGNRADVSGNDLLQYWADDPDTDVVLLYLESFGNPRKFARLARRLGRRKPIVAVKTGRHAINTGIAGTVAVDEASVQQLFEQTGVIRVESLGQLFDTALLLAHQPLPAGPRVAVVGNSNAIGLLAADALLAQGLELAREPVDVGAHAGPEEFAEAVRSTARCEDVDALVVVFVPPIAMPAAAYAKALREAATGKPVVTTFLAVEGVPDELAVPGPDGSPSRGSVPSYPSPERAVSALARTTRYAQWRSRPRGEFLRPEGIDTERARELVLKTSSDEDVVALLACYGIEVVPFRTVSTVDSAVAACEELGFPVVLKSTSEQLRHRTDFLGVRLDLGSLEAVRAAYQDLVEVSGSTEMYVQRMAPKGVSCQLGLQDDPSFGTLVSFGLGGVVSDLLGDRAYRAVPMTDVDAAALVRAPKAAPLLAGYRGGHPADLAALEDLALRLSALAEDLPEVRQLVLEPVLASAAGAYVSSARITVGEPPSQPDTGPRRLRQIVSE